One Candidatus Limnocylindrales bacterium genomic window carries:
- a CDS encoding SDR family oxidoreductase, whose translation MNMTLDGKVAVVTGGSRGIGKGIAAALAQAGARVMITSRNAESCQAAAAEIGADCLFEPGHVGRQEDAERVVAATMQRLGRLDILVNNAATNPYAGPTIDVDIPRWEKTISTNLTAPLVWTQLAWRTWMKEHGGSIINISSVGGLATNPILGVYDVTKAALIHLTKQLAAELGPKVRVNAIAPGLIKTDFAHALWAEGRGDAVAMAYPLKRLGEPRDIAQAALYLADDAASGWMTGNTLVIDGGGLVSFGKVG comes from the coding sequence ATGAACATGACGCTGGACGGAAAGGTCGCGGTGGTCACGGGCGGCTCGCGCGGGATCGGCAAGGGCATTGCGGCGGCGCTGGCGCAGGCAGGAGCTCGCGTGATGATCACCTCGCGCAATGCCGAGAGCTGTCAGGCGGCGGCGGCCGAGATCGGCGCCGACTGCCTGTTCGAGCCGGGCCACGTGGGACGGCAGGAGGACGCCGAGCGCGTCGTGGCCGCCACGATGCAGCGGCTCGGACGGCTCGACATCCTCGTCAACAACGCCGCCACCAATCCCTACGCCGGCCCCACCATCGACGTCGACATCCCGCGCTGGGAGAAGACGATCAGCACCAACCTGACGGCGCCGCTGGTGTGGACGCAGCTAGCCTGGCGCACCTGGATGAAGGAGCACGGCGGCTCCATCATCAACATCTCGAGCGTAGGCGGGCTGGCGACCAACCCGATCCTCGGCGTCTATGACGTCACCAAGGCGGCGCTCATCCATCTGACCAAACAGCTGGCTGCCGAGCTCGGGCCCAAGGTGCGCGTCAACGCAATCGCACCGGGCCTGATCAAGACCGACTTCGCGCATGCACTTTGGGCAGAAGGACGCGGGGACGCCGTAGCGATGGCTTACCCGCTCAAGCGCCTCGGAGAGCCACGAGATATCGCTCAGGCTGCCCTCTATCTTGCCGACGACGCCGCCAGCGGCTGGATGACCGGCAACACGCTCGTCATCGACGGCGGCGGACTGGTCAGCTTCGGCAAGGTCGGCTGA
- a CDS encoding MFS transporter: MLWTRPFALLLSAGSAFGFAFSSFHLLPKYLALELGAGPAEIGWVAGVFGAASVAATVAVGSCIDHVSRRALFVGSALLLALSSLGFTYVTEVGFLLYALRVVQGIAFTMQMASYSTLIADMAPTSRLGEAVGLAGSSMLIMNAIAPAIDEPLAEAAGWPSVFALAVVASLVAAVLAGCADGRTPVQEGRRGTLMQVARRAQSRLYMSVVFLIAVAFAAMFTFLQPLALAEGYRDVSSFFVAYASAAVAVRLFCGWLPDRFGRKRVALLALTLYVAIVAYVALFGATSLIGIGAVFGLAHGVFFPSLNALAIEYSLPSERGRLMTLFAGAFNLGAWGGAAALGVLAEASGYGAVFAAGALASAMALWMLLQSSAMGRARLRLV, from the coding sequence GTGCTCTGGACGCGCCCGTTCGCACTGCTGCTGAGTGCCGGCAGCGCCTTCGGTTTCGCATTCTCGAGCTTTCATCTGCTGCCCAAGTACCTGGCCCTCGAGCTGGGTGCGGGTCCTGCCGAGATCGGCTGGGTCGCGGGCGTTTTCGGCGCAGCTTCGGTGGCCGCAACGGTGGCCGTGGGAAGCTGCATCGATCACGTCTCGCGGCGCGCGCTGTTCGTCGGATCCGCGCTGCTGCTGGCCCTCAGCTCGCTCGGCTTCACCTACGTCACCGAAGTCGGGTTTCTCCTGTACGCGCTGCGTGTGGTGCAGGGCATCGCCTTCACGATGCAGATGGCGTCGTACTCGACGCTGATCGCCGACATGGCGCCGACCTCGCGCCTCGGCGAAGCCGTCGGGCTGGCCGGCAGCAGCATGCTGATCATGAATGCGATCGCTCCGGCCATCGACGAGCCGCTGGCGGAGGCGGCGGGGTGGCCGAGCGTGTTCGCGCTGGCCGTGGTCGCGTCGCTGGTGGCGGCGGTGCTCGCCGGCTGCGCCGACGGGCGAACGCCGGTGCAGGAAGGTCGTCGCGGGACGCTGATGCAGGTGGCGCGCCGCGCGCAGAGCCGCCTGTACATGAGCGTGGTGTTCCTCATCGCAGTGGCGTTCGCGGCCATGTTCACGTTCCTGCAGCCGCTGGCGCTGGCCGAGGGCTATCGCGACGTCAGCAGCTTCTTCGTCGCGTACGCTTCGGCGGCGGTGGCGGTGCGCCTGTTCTGCGGCTGGCTGCCCGACCGCTTCGGGCGCAAGCGCGTGGCACTGCTGGCGCTGACGCTCTACGTGGCCATCGTCGCGTACGTGGCGCTGTTCGGCGCCACCTCGCTAATCGGCATCGGCGCGGTGTTCGGCCTGGCGCACGGAGTGTTCTTTCCGTCGCTCAATGCGCTGGCAATCGAGTACTCGCTACCGAGCGAGCGCGGGCGGCTGATGACGCTCTTCGCCGGCGCCTTCAATCTCGGCGCGTGGGGCGGCGCCGCCGCTCTGGGCGTGCTGGCCGAGGCCTCGGGCTACGGCGCGGTGTTCGCCGCCGGCGCCCTGGCCAGTGCGATGGCGCTGTGGATGCTGCTGCAATCCAGCGCCATGGGCCGTGCGCGGCTGCGTCTGGTGTGA
- a CDS encoding carboxymuconolactone decarboxylase family protein, with the protein MSNQPAKPPRTYSSFVRHFPKLGEAWDMMRKAEEAGPYDEQTLRLLKLAVAVGAGREGAVHSCVRKARAAGCTPEAIRHVVALAASTIGLPSAVAVYSWIEDLIEE; encoded by the coding sequence ATGAGCAACCAGCCAGCCAAGCCGCCCAGAACCTACAGCTCCTTCGTACGACACTTTCCCAAGCTCGGCGAAGCATGGGACATGATGCGAAAGGCCGAAGAGGCCGGTCCCTACGACGAGCAGACGCTGCGCCTGCTCAAGCTGGCCGTGGCCGTCGGCGCCGGTCGCGAAGGCGCCGTCCATTCCTGCGTGCGCAAGGCGCGCGCAGCCGGCTGCACACCGGAGGCGATTCGCCATGTCGTTGCCCTTGCGGCAAGCACCATCGGCCTTCCCTCGGCCGTCGCAGTCTATTCCTGGATCGAAGATCTCATCGAGGAGTGA
- a CDS encoding D-2-hydroxyacid dehydrogenase: MSEAKHNGRAGKIVVLDGATLDPGDNPWTDVAALGTLVVHERTSPEAVVERARGAAIILTNKTLITADALNALPELRMIAVLATGTNVVDLEAAAARGIVVCNVPEYSTESVAQHVFALLLEVTNAVGAHAMAVAEGAWSRSADFSFWLRTTTELAGKTFGIVGHGRIGCRVGEIASAFGMRILAHSPSRSRPGSYRGFAWASVEQIFEQADIVSLHCPLTDDNERFVDASLLRRMRSGSILINTARGGLIDEAALARALASGRPAAAALDVLSAEPPPSDHPLLSAPACWITPHMAWSTLAARQRLMRETAQNVRAFLDGTPRNVVVGPARGNDRRGS, from the coding sequence TTGAGCGAAGCAAAGCACAACGGGCGCGCGGGAAAAATCGTCGTCCTCGATGGCGCCACCCTCGATCCGGGCGACAATCCGTGGACCGACGTCGCCGCCCTCGGCACGCTCGTCGTCCACGAACGCACCTCGCCCGAGGCCGTGGTCGAGCGCGCACGCGGCGCCGCGATCATCCTGACCAACAAGACGCTCATCACCGCCGACGCGCTGAATGCGCTGCCGGAGCTGCGCATGATCGCGGTGCTGGCCACCGGCACCAACGTGGTCGATCTGGAGGCGGCCGCCGCACGCGGCATCGTCGTCTGCAACGTGCCCGAGTATTCGACCGAGTCGGTGGCGCAGCACGTGTTCGCGTTGCTGCTGGAGGTGACGAACGCGGTGGGCGCGCACGCCATGGCCGTGGCCGAGGGCGCCTGGTCCAGGAGCGCGGACTTCAGCTTCTGGCTGCGCACGACGACCGAGCTTGCCGGCAAGACGTTCGGCATCGTCGGGCATGGCCGCATCGGTTGCCGCGTAGGAGAGATCGCCAGCGCCTTCGGCATGCGAATCCTCGCGCACAGCCCCAGCCGCAGCCGCCCCGGCAGCTACCGCGGCTTTGCGTGGGCATCGGTGGAGCAGATCTTCGAGCAGGCCGACATCGTCAGCCTGCACTGCCCGCTGACCGACGACAACGAGCGCTTCGTCGATGCGAGCCTTCTGCGGCGCATGCGCAGCGGAAGCATCCTCATCAACACCGCGCGCGGCGGCCTCATCGACGAGGCCGCGCTCGCACGCGCGCTTGCAAGCGGGCGACCCGCCGCCGCAGCGCTCGACGTACTGTCGGCCGAGCCGCCACCGTCCGATCATCCGCTGCTCTCGGCGCCTGCCTGCTGGATCACCCCGCATATGGCGTGGTCGACTCTCGCGGCTCGGCAGCGTCTAATGCGGGAGACCGCGCAGAACGTGCGCGCGTTCCTGGATGGGACGCCGCGCAACGTCGTTGTCGGGCCCGCGCGCGGCAACGACAGGAGAGGTTCGTGA
- a CDS encoding SMP-30/gluconolactonase/LRE family protein, which translates to MPLEPIVLDSVKKIGLGLQRPEDVVVSRDGRVWASDQASACAEILADGSLRRLGKAGGAPNGINMDLEGNIIIANFFDGPLQKLDVTSGDVTTVCNEVEGVRLTHANYPLVDSRGNIWCTNSTYADPWETALDGRSDGFLFRVAPDGTGTILADGIQFANGIALDAEERFLCVCQTTGCNVLRYPIHGDGSLGPAELYGPVLGERIPAGVTPDQLPPPEVLRTLGLTDGCAFDAEGNLWVTLVTANKIVAITPALEVVTILEDPTGAVMNHPTNVSFGGADMKDLYIGSIAVDYVLKARSPVAGMPLVHQR; encoded by the coding sequence ATGCCGCTCGAGCCCATCGTCCTGGACAGCGTCAAGAAGATCGGCCTCGGTCTGCAGCGCCCCGAAGACGTCGTCGTCTCCCGGGACGGACGCGTGTGGGCCTCGGATCAGGCCAGCGCCTGCGCCGAGATCCTTGCCGACGGCAGCCTTCGGCGCCTCGGCAAGGCCGGCGGCGCGCCCAACGGCATCAACATGGACCTGGAAGGCAACATCATCATCGCCAATTTCTTCGACGGGCCCCTTCAGAAGCTCGACGTAACGAGCGGCGACGTCACGACGGTCTGCAACGAGGTGGAGGGCGTGCGCCTGACGCACGCGAACTACCCGCTCGTCGACAGCCGCGGCAACATCTGGTGCACCAACTCGACGTACGCCGACCCGTGGGAGACGGCGCTCGATGGCCGCTCCGACGGCTTCCTGTTCCGCGTCGCTCCCGACGGCACGGGCACCATCCTCGCCGACGGCATCCAGTTCGCCAACGGAATCGCGCTGGATGCCGAGGAGCGCTTCCTCTGCGTGTGCCAGACCACCGGCTGCAACGTCCTGCGCTATCCCATCCATGGCGATGGCAGCCTTGGCCCGGCCGAGCTGTACGGCCCGGTGCTCGGCGAGCGTATTCCGGCCGGTGTCACGCCCGATCAGCTGCCGCCGCCCGAAGTGCTGCGCACGCTCGGCCTCACCGACGGCTGCGCCTTCGACGCCGAAGGCAATCTGTGGGTCACGCTGGTCACGGCCAACAAGATCGTCGCCATCACGCCGGCGCTCGAAGTCGTCACCATCCTCGAGGATCCCACCGGTGCGGTGATGAACCATCCCACCAACGTCAGCTTCGGCGGCGCCGACATGAAGGACCTCTACATCGGCAGCATCGCGGTCGACTACGTCCTGAAGGCGCGCAGTCCGGTCGCGGGCATGCCGCTGGTGCACCAGCGCTGA
- a CDS encoding enoyl-CoA hydratase-related protein: MADVELTRDGDVFILQMKCGENRFNPAFLGAMNQALDEVESSKGAAALVTTGEGKFYSNGLDLDWLTTQEHEASMKFIGQVLALFARLVAFPVATCAAMNGHAFAGGAMLALAHDWRVMRSDRGYFCLPEIDLGMPLVLGMRTLIKEKLGERVFRDAVLTGARFSADESLRLGIVDAIEPEAGVVPAAVERLRPLAGKSRDACRVLKRGMYGEMLEDLTGPKAVSIPSPR, from the coding sequence ATGGCCGATGTCGAGCTGACGCGTGATGGGGATGTTTTCATCCTGCAGATGAAGTGCGGGGAGAACCGGTTCAACCCGGCATTCCTCGGGGCGATGAACCAGGCGCTGGACGAAGTCGAGAGCAGCAAGGGCGCGGCGGCGCTGGTGACGACCGGGGAGGGGAAGTTCTACTCGAACGGCCTCGACCTGGACTGGTTGACGACGCAGGAGCACGAGGCGTCGATGAAGTTCATCGGGCAGGTGCTCGCGCTGTTCGCCCGTCTGGTGGCGTTCCCCGTCGCGACCTGCGCGGCGATGAACGGGCATGCTTTCGCGGGCGGCGCGATGCTGGCGCTGGCGCACGACTGGCGCGTCATGCGCAGCGACCGCGGCTACTTCTGCCTGCCCGAGATCGATCTTGGCATGCCGCTGGTGCTGGGCATGCGCACGCTCATCAAGGAGAAGCTCGGCGAGCGGGTTTTCCGCGACGCTGTTCTGACCGGCGCACGCTTCTCGGCCGATGAGAGCCTGCGCCTGGGCATCGTCGATGCGATCGAGCCGGAGGCGGGTGTCGTGCCGGCGGCAGTGGAGCGGCTTCGGCCGCTTGCCGGCAAGAGCCGCGATGCGTGCCGCGTGCTCAAGCGCGGCATGTACGGTGAGATGCTCGAGGATCTGACCGGACCGAAGGCCGTTTCGATCCCGTCCCCGCGATAG
- a CDS encoding lipid-transfer protein, with the protein MGRKVFVVGVGMTKFEKPGSKAWDYPDMAREAGTKALTDAGLSFDKVEQVAVGYCYGDSTAGQRAVYEIGITGVPIYNVNNNCSTGSTALFMAKQFIEGGLAECAMALGFEKMEKGSLGMKFQDRTNPMDKHFSEMVALRGFANAPGAPQFFGNAGIEHMEKYGTTREQFAKIGHKNHKHSVNNPYSQFQDEYSLDDILNAPTVYGPLTKLQCCPTSDGAGAAILASEDFVKKHGLQKNAVEIAGMAMTTDFPSTFEEKSCIKLVGADMTRKAAEKVYEQSGMGPENVQVIELHDCFSCNELITYEGLGLCEPGKGGELIDSGAVTYGGKWVVNPSGGLISKGHPLGATGLAQCAELNWQLRGQAEKRQVPGAKVALQHNLGLGGAAVVTMYRRD; encoded by the coding sequence ATGGGCAGGAAAGTGTTCGTCGTCGGGGTCGGCATGACCAAGTTCGAGAAGCCGGGCAGCAAGGCCTGGGACTACCCCGACATGGCCAGGGAGGCAGGGACCAAGGCCCTGACCGACGCCGGACTCTCCTTCGACAAGGTCGAGCAGGTGGCCGTGGGCTACTGCTATGGAGACTCCACCGCCGGCCAGCGCGCCGTCTACGAGATCGGCATCACCGGCGTGCCCATCTACAACGTCAACAACAACTGCTCCACGGGCTCGACGGCGCTGTTCATGGCCAAGCAGTTCATCGAGGGCGGGCTGGCCGAGTGCGCCATGGCGCTCGGCTTCGAGAAGATGGAGAAGGGCAGCCTTGGAATGAAGTTCCAGGACCGCACCAACCCCATGGACAAGCATTTCTCGGAGATGGTCGCGCTGCGCGGCTTTGCCAATGCGCCCGGCGCACCGCAGTTCTTCGGCAACGCCGGCATCGAGCACATGGAGAAGTACGGCACGACCAGGGAGCAGTTCGCCAAGATCGGGCACAAGAACCACAAGCACTCGGTCAACAACCCGTACTCGCAGTTCCAGGACGAGTATTCGCTCGACGACATCCTGAACGCTCCGACCGTCTACGGCCCGCTGACCAAGCTGCAGTGCTGCCCGACCAGCGACGGCGCCGGTGCGGCGATCCTTGCGAGCGAGGACTTCGTCAAGAAGCACGGCCTCCAGAAGAACGCCGTCGAGATCGCCGGCATGGCGATGACCACGGACTTCCCCTCCACGTTCGAGGAGAAGTCGTGCATCAAGCTGGTCGGCGCCGACATGACCCGCAAGGCCGCCGAGAAGGTCTACGAGCAGTCGGGCATGGGCCCGGAGAACGTGCAGGTGATCGAGCTGCACGACTGCTTCTCGTGCAACGAGCTCATCACGTACGAGGGCCTCGGCCTGTGCGAGCCGGGCAAGGGCGGAGAGCTGATCGATTCGGGCGCCGTCACCTACGGCGGCAAGTGGGTCGTCAATCCGTCCGGTGGCCTCATCTCGAAGGGACATCCGCTGGGCGCCACCGGGCTTGCGCAGTGCGCGGAGCTGAACTGGCAGCTGCGGGGACAGGCGGAGAAGCGGCAGGTGCCGGGTGCCAAGGTCGCACTGCAGCATAATCTCGGCTTGGGCGGGGCGGCTGTCGTTACGATGTACCGTCGCGACTGA
- a CDS encoding alpha/beta fold hydrolase: protein MPYAPIEGGRIYYETHGQGPPVLMLMGFGAPMRWWFPQVPVLSRSFQVITTDHRGIGKSECDDRTVSMGLLASDAVAVLDHLDIERAHVVGLSYGGMIAQELVLMHPERVDKLILLETNCGGAHTEQPDGEIIGDLLGTLMLEQPEDPAEVIRKIGPTLFPGDYLETNFDEIKGLLADTGFTPAGAPTLAAQMAAVMGHDTWERLAQIAHPTLVVTGEHDVLVPPGNARILADRIPGAQIAVLPGAGHCAHIQAAEQVNALILEFLNPGPV from the coding sequence ATGCCGTACGCACCGATCGAAGGCGGTCGCATCTACTATGAGACACATGGTCAGGGGCCGCCCGTCCTGATGCTGATGGGTTTCGGCGCACCGATGCGATGGTGGTTCCCGCAGGTGCCGGTGCTGTCGCGCAGCTTCCAGGTGATCACGACCGATCACCGCGGCATCGGCAAGTCCGAGTGCGACGACCGCACCGTGTCCATGGGGCTGCTCGCGTCCGATGCCGTGGCCGTGCTCGATCATCTCGACATCGAGCGCGCACACGTCGTGGGCCTGTCCTACGGCGGCATGATCGCGCAGGAGCTCGTCCTGATGCACCCGGAGCGCGTCGACAAGCTCATTCTTCTGGAGACCAACTGCGGCGGCGCGCACACCGAGCAGCCGGACGGCGAGATCATCGGCGACCTTCTCGGCACGCTCATGCTCGAGCAGCCCGAGGATCCTGCCGAGGTCATCCGCAAGATCGGGCCCACGCTGTTCCCCGGCGACTATCTCGAAACCAATTTCGACGAGATCAAGGGACTGCTCGCGGACACGGGCTTCACGCCTGCTGGCGCACCGACGCTGGCGGCACAGATGGCGGCGGTCATGGGGCATGACACGTGGGAACGCCTCGCGCAGATCGCGCACCCGACCCTGGTGGTCACCGGCGAGCACGACGTGCTGGTGCCGCCGGGCAACGCGCGCATCCTGGCCGACCGCATTCCGGGCGCGCAGATTGCGGTGCTGCCCGGCGCCGGCCACTGCGCGCACATCCAGGCGGCCGAGCAGGTCAACGCGTTGATCCTGGAGTTCCTGAACCCAGGCCCGGTCTGA
- a CDS encoding MaoC family dehydratase N-terminal domain-containing protein, producing MAEQFELTDEMKAQIGKQSPPWDYEVTTTSVRMFARGVGYTDPVYYDVEAARKAGYRSLPAPPTYLGTAVFIPGRCSDTFSGPSEGLPSVHHGLKGLLDGGTETEYVDDICAGDTLTAVQKLADLKVASSGALGRMLLVTFETTYTNKATGKVVARQRGQAIYY from the coding sequence ATGGCCGAGCAGTTCGAGCTGACCGACGAGATGAAGGCCCAGATCGGCAAGCAGTCGCCGCCCTGGGACTACGAGGTGACCACGACCAGCGTGCGCATGTTCGCTCGCGGCGTCGGCTACACCGATCCCGTCTACTATGACGTGGAGGCGGCCCGGAAGGCGGGCTACCGCAGCCTGCCGGCGCCGCCGACCTACCTCGGCACCGCCGTCTTCATCCCCGGCCGCTGCAGCGACACGTTCAGCGGGCCTTCCGAAGGGCTGCCCAGCGTCCATCACGGCCTCAAGGGCCTGCTCGACGGCGGCACCGAGACCGAGTACGTCGACGACATCTGCGCCGGCGACACGCTGACGGCCGTGCAGAAGCTGGCCGATCTCAAGGTCGCCAGCAGCGGCGCGCTCGGCAGGATGCTGCTGGTCACGTTCGAGACCACCTACACCAACAAGGCCACCGGCAAGGTCGTCGCCAGGCAGCGCGGCCAGGCCATCTACTACTGA
- a CDS encoding MaoC/PaaZ C-terminal domain-containing protein, whose protein sequence is MPRFEEIEEGQALPELRKTPTLQTLVKYSAGSGDFNPLHHDYDFPQSKQIGSIIVHGRFKYASLGQLVSDWLGHAGRIERISCQYRGMDLPNATFVCKGVIKKKSDENGKRTVEIDVWTENAEGKKTTPGSVTVAFR, encoded by the coding sequence ATGCCGCGATTCGAAGAGATCGAGGAAGGCCAGGCGCTGCCCGAGCTGCGCAAGACCCCGACCCTGCAGACGCTGGTGAAGTACTCGGCCGGCAGCGGCGATTTCAATCCGCTGCACCACGACTACGATTTCCCGCAGTCCAAGCAGATCGGCTCCATCATCGTCCACGGGCGCTTCAAGTACGCGTCGCTCGGACAGCTCGTTTCGGACTGGCTGGGCCACGCCGGACGCATCGAGAGGATCTCGTGCCAGTACCGCGGCATGGACCTCCCGAACGCGACGTTCGTCTGCAAGGGCGTCATCAAGAAGAAGTCGGACGAAAACGGAAAGAGAACGGTGGAGATCGACGTTTGGACCGAGAACGCCGAAGGAAAGAAGACGACGCCCGGCTCGGTCACCGTCGCGTTTCGATGA
- a CDS encoding gamma carbonic anhydrase family protein: MQSIHDSVFLAPTAAVHGKVTIGEGSSLWFNSVIRCECCHVRIGRMTNLQDFVMIHVGYDVPTIIGDFCSITHHATVHGATIGDACLIGVGAVVMDGAVIGAGSIVAGGAVVKEGSTFEPGSIIAGIPAKAIKQRDSARENRLNAWLYHRNAQAYRRGDHRAWEGEEFERWKVQKWAEIQRDEDLLIETRR; this comes from the coding sequence GTGCAATCGATTCACGACAGCGTCTTCCTGGCGCCGACGGCCGCCGTCCATGGCAAAGTCACCATCGGCGAAGGCTCCTCGCTATGGTTCAACTCGGTGATCCGATGCGAGTGCTGCCACGTCCGCATCGGCCGCATGACCAACCTGCAGGATTTCGTGATGATCCACGTCGGCTACGACGTGCCGACGATCATCGGCGACTTCTGCTCGATCACCCATCACGCCACCGTGCACGGTGCGACGATCGGCGATGCCTGCCTGATCGGCGTAGGGGCGGTTGTGATGGACGGTGCGGTGATCGGCGCGGGCTCGATCGTGGCCGGCGGCGCGGTGGTCAAGGAAGGCTCGACCTTCGAGCCCGGCTCGATCATCGCCGGCATTCCGGCCAAGGCCATCAAGCAGCGCGACTCCGCACGCGAGAATCGCCTCAACGCCTGGCTCTACCATCGCAATGCGCAGGCCTACCGGCGGGGCGATCATCGTGCGTGGGAAGGCGAGGAGTTCGAGCGCTGGAAGGTGCAAAAGTGGGCCGAGATCCAGCGTGACGAAGACCTCCTCATCGAAACGCGACGGTGA
- the lnt gene encoding apolipoprotein N-acyltransferase: MNRLHEATDAGCGDSEQERAVAAEAEVRKRGHIALASMVAVACLLFAFVYPPFDVGTIALVAVAPVALVLLDPSLRCSLAAAAGSGLAFGWLAALMIVGPWMYQAAAQYFDKPATFAAAFTVAVNGGYVAVFYAALFALLRLLAAASPVQAVLGTASLWTGLEYVRAAAAGNAWALLGQGLHDVPVLREAAGAGGVWLLTWACALTGAAIGVALRRDIDARARRLAIDLAVAGPVVLALLAWATRPAPAGRALLPLRVAGVQADIAGTDLWKPELRMAHLQRYVEMTRELEPGRVDLVVWPENAVPLLLDADKAVRERLADLARTLGSALLVGAPRSSSGGDGTARFFNSAWLFAPDGSVAHYDKLHLLPYIETSPAFMPVIAPSAQYDEGDGVVLFDVAGWRVAPLICLEAIHPGYARAAAMTGADVFVNISNDAWFGAGYGPEQHHVMSVLRAAESRRPMVRVANGGVTGAVDARGAPIGERSVRSTGVRLFEVAPADKPLSFFHRWGDWAAWAALVHSALLCGHALRRRRQAANRAFRDEKPANA, encoded by the coding sequence GTGAATCGATTGCACGAGGCCACAGATGCCGGCTGCGGCGATTCGGAGCAAGAACGCGCCGTCGCGGCGGAAGCCGAGGTGCGAAAGCGCGGCCACATCGCACTGGCATCGATGGTGGCCGTCGCGTGCCTCCTCTTCGCGTTCGTCTACCCGCCGTTCGACGTCGGCACCATCGCGCTGGTGGCGGTGGCGCCGGTCGCGCTGGTCCTGCTCGATCCCAGCCTGCGATGCTCGCTGGCGGCTGCCGCCGGCTCCGGACTGGCGTTCGGGTGGCTGGCGGCGCTGATGATCGTGGGCCCGTGGATGTACCAGGCGGCGGCGCAGTACTTCGACAAGCCCGCCACCTTCGCCGCCGCCTTCACCGTTGCCGTCAACGGCGGCTACGTGGCGGTCTTCTATGCCGCATTGTTTGCGCTGCTGCGGCTGCTGGCCGCGGCCTCGCCGGTGCAAGCGGTGCTCGGCACGGCCTCGTTGTGGACGGGCCTCGAGTACGTGCGCGCTGCCGCTGCCGGCAATGCCTGGGCGCTGCTCGGACAGGGCCTGCATGACGTGCCGGTGCTGCGCGAGGCTGCCGGCGCCGGCGGCGTCTGGCTCCTGACCTGGGCTTGCGCACTGACGGGAGCCGCCATCGGCGTGGCGCTGCGGCGCGACATCGATGCGCGCGCGCGACGCCTGGCCATCGATCTGGCCGTTGCCGGTCCCGTCGTTCTGGCGCTGCTGGCGTGGGCGACCCGGCCGGCGCCCGCTGGCCGCGCGCTGCTGCCGCTTCGCGTGGCAGGCGTGCAGGCCGACATCGCCGGCACCGATCTGTGGAAGCCCGAGCTGCGCATGGCGCATCTGCAGCGATACGTCGAGATGACGCGAGAGCTCGAGCCGGGACGCGTCGACCTGGTGGTGTGGCCCGAGAACGCGGTTCCCCTACTTCTGGACGCGGACAAGGCCGTGCGCGAGCGCCTCGCCGACCTGGCGCGCACGCTCGGCAGCGCCTTGCTCGTCGGTGCGCCGCGCAGCAGCTCGGGCGGGGACGGCACCGCACGCTTCTTCAACAGCGCCTGGCTGTTCGCGCCGGACGGCTCGGTCGCGCACTACGACAAGCTGCATCTGCTGCCCTACATCGAGACCTCTCCCGCCTTCATGCCCGTCATTGCTCCGAGCGCGCAGTACGATGAAGGCGACGGTGTCGTGCTGTTCGACGTCGCCGGATGGCGAGTCGCCCCGCTCATCTGCCTGGAGGCGATCCATCCCGGCTATGCGCGCGCGGCGGCCATGACGGGCGCGGACGTTTTCGTCAACATCTCCAACGATGCCTGGTTCGGCGCCGGATACGGCCCCGAGCAGCATCACGTGATGAGCGTGCTGCGCGCAGCCGAAAGCCGCCGCCCGATGGTGCGAGTGGCCAACGGAGGGGTGACGGGCGCCGTCGATGCGCGCGGCGCGCCGATCGGCGAGCGCAGCGTGCGATCGACGGGCGTGCGTCTGTTCGAGGTGGCGCCCGCGGACAAGCCGCTGTCGTTCTTTCACCGGTGGGGAGACTGGGCGGCCTGGGCTGCGCTCGTGCATTCGGCGCTGCTGTGCGGGCATGCGCTGCGCCGCCGCCGGCAGGCCGCGAACCGTGCCTTCCGCGACGAGAAGCCGGCGAACGCGTGA